The genome window AACCGGTTCCATTCCATCATTGTTAGAATTAGGGACTATTTTATTGTTCCCACTGGGGCCTGCATACTGAAAGAAGTCTACTTCTATTCTATGAAGTGGTTTGCATAAAAGTATCCACCTCCTGGTAAAATGTAAACCACATTGCCCCTGCTGGGATGGCGTTGATCCGGTACTGCTGGGATGGTGTATTCTGCAAAATCATTTATCATTGGGCTCTTAAACACTCAGGCTGGCTGGTACCTTAGTGACAGTGGATGTTGACTGAACAAGCAGCTGAAGAAAAGCTTGTATCCCTCGCCTGCATACCATCATGATTCCCTCACTTAAATCAgcatttgtttcttcttgtgtCTCTTACTTTCTTCATTTGCCACGTAATGAGTTGAGTcatttttgaatttgtttttgggatatttttttttctttttcaaagaaaaCCATTTGAATTAATTTGCATTGTCCTTTTCATTACTCAGCATTTTGTAGGCAGAGATTGTTACAAAGCAATTGTCTGGCATTTCTTTTACTGGCCTGTTTGtggatgcatgtctttatttgtgtgtgttaggtTATTGACCCGGTGGCTCCCAGGTACACAGCTCTGTCCAGCTCCTATGTGGTTCCTGTCTCCGTCTCAGAGGCTACAGAGGAGATCAAGGAGGTTGCCAAACACCCTAAGGTgagagctgttttttttttttttttaactcagcaAACGTCAAACTTGAGATGTTTGTTAGTGCTGTTTGTGCCTGGAGAAGATCTGATTGATCGAAAGTTGCACAGCAGCAGGAGACTTTGTGGGTATGCTTCTTTCTGCCGTGATATGGTATGTTCTGTTTGGTCCACTTCCTGCTGAATTATTTGAACAGTGATCCTGTTGCAAACAACACTGTGCTGTAGTGTTGGACAAATGGAACTTTtagatcaatcaatcaatatttaaagtgtaaaatcacCATTAGGCATGGTCTCAGTGCACTTTACAATTATAGGCACACAGAATCTCACTTAGTGGTGCCGCAGTTGATTCTTAGCACACATGCTGAAGTCCTTTCTGTGTCCATGCAGAACACAGACGTGGGCATGAAGAAGGTTTGGTATGGACCTCGAGTTCTGATTGAAGGAGCTGATGCTGAGACTTTCTCAGAGGGAGAGATGGTCACCTTCATTAACTGGGGCAACCTCATCATCACCAAGATCAACAAGTATGTGGGATTATTGCTCAGCTATTCCTTATTGTTCAGAATCACAAGGTGACTCATTACAGTAATGACGTGTGCCTTGTCTTACCGCTCAGAGGGGCAGATGGTAAGGTTCAGTCCATGGAGGCTCGTCTGAACCTGGAAAACAAGGACTACAAGAAGACTACAAAGATCACGTGGCTGGCTGACACAAACAGTGCCCCCCTGCTGCCCACCATCTGCATAAACTACCAGCCTCTCATCTCCAAAGCTGTCATCACCAAAGACGACGACTTCAAGGAGTACATCAATAAAAACAGCAAGGTCTTTTCTGCAACACATGTTCTTAATCTCACGGCATGCATCTCATTGGTCATTTTcaaatctgttgttttgtttgattgcgCTATTCTCACTTTCTCAGTTGGAGGAGAAGATGCTTGGAGATCCTTGTCTAAAGGACCTGAAGAAAGGGGACATCATCCAGCTCCAGAGGCGGGGCTTCTACATCTGTGACCAGCCTTATGAGCCTGTTAGGTGAGGAAAGGGACCTATTTGACCTGTTTGTTTGAACCACCCCAGTTTAAGGATATCACTCATCACTGTCACAGTTTTTTGCTGTCCAACCATGTTCATTGTCCTAGCATCTGTGTCTAACCAAGGTTTACATCCACAGCCCTAACAGCTGTAAGGAGAGTCCCTGTGTCCTGTTCTACATTCCTGATGGACACACCAAGGAGATGCCCACTTCTGGATCCAAGGACAAGAGTAAGGCATCTAGCAACACAGTAAGTGCttttcagaagaaaaaacaccatctgattttttttcttttttattattgaccAAAGGCCAATATCTCAACACTGTAAATCAGACTTGATATTGGTGTATAAGATAAGATTTTAATTAATAGTAAACCAGTATAGTTTGAGTAAACTGAGCTCATCAACTGGTCAGAGCTAGGGACCATTATTGTTCCCCCTGGGCCCTGCATACTTCTTCTACTGTACTGGGAAGTGATTTGGGACATCAATGGCTGTAGCAAGGAACCTGAGTGAGAGAGGTTGCTAACTGGTTTAACCAGTAATGCAAATGTCAGCCAAATGATAGACTAGAATAGATCTTTGAATAGAGGCTTTGAATCCAGATTTAAAGACAATAGGAGAGTCTCGCAACAgggagggttttttttaaagaaagcttAACCCGCAGTTGTCTCTTTGATGTCTGGTATAAACTGTTACCTTCAATTTCTTAGTCTTCTTCTCCATCTCTAAATCTGCCTTATCTTTTGCCCTAGCCTGCCAAAACCTCTGCCAAGGCTGCCCCAGCACCTGCCCCAGCACCTGCCTCAACCTCAGCCGGTGACTTATTCTCGAGCATTGTAGCACAAGGTGAAGCTGTCCGTCAGCTTAAGGTTGCCAAGGCTCCTAAAGACGAAGTGGACAAGGCCGTTCAGCAGCTGCTTTCTCTGAAGGCACGTGAGCTGTAATGACaagcaattaaaacaattaCACTTTTAGCAATTAAAGACTCTTATTTGATTAAATGAATGACTTCCTTTCTCTGCAGGCACAGTTTAAGCAGCAGACGGGTATGGACTACAAGCCTGGCATGGCTCCTCCCACCTCTGCTCCATCCCCACCCGTTACATCAACAGACTCTGCCGCTTGTCCGTACACCCGTGTTACCCAGCAGGGCGAGCTGGTTAGGAAACTAAAGTCAGAGAAGGCACCTAAGGTACCTGGACATTGGTCCAATTACTAATCATGTCCACATCTGCTTGTTCTGTTACTGTTCACGTCCGCATCCGTCAATCAGTACTCACACCTCGAGTTGTCGGTCTATTTATTAATAATGTACTCACTGATTTGTCCAGTCATTTCACGTGTCCTCATTCTCCCATCCAAAGTCATTTGTCCAGTCACTCGCTGTTTGTGTCCCAAATGATTTGTCCAGCCCATGTCCCCCACGTTGTTTGCATGCCAGTCGAGTTTATCCTAAACTACCTGCAACAATAAGCTGGTTTGTTGATGGTACCAGGAGCAGATTGATGTAGCTGTGAAGCAGCTCCTCGCTCTCAAGGAGGAGTTTAAAAAGCTGACTGGTCAGGATTACAAACCTGGGATGGCCCCTTCCACTCCTGCTCCTCCTGCGACcaccccctcttcctcctcctgctcttctTCAGCCCTGTATGAGCGTGTTTCACAACAGGGGGAAGTTGTAAGGAAACTGAAGTCTGAAAAAGCCCCCAAGGTATTCTTATGCAGCATGAGAGTAGGGATGTAGTGATAGAAactattttaaatcaaaacccAGTGCTTATAAAAACCCAAAGTTTAATTGCAACTATCAGTGTGCAGCAAGTTGTCATCAAACTGATGAGTGATAGGATCTTACATGAACACACTGTTTTCTGCCACAGAAAACCATATGTTGGGTTATTTCACATGAGAAatgactatttatttttttccatgcttttcTCACTGGTTTGATGTGGACGGAGGTCAGTTggagaaagttgatgtcatgtACATCTGTGCACCAATAATGATTTAGCAACATTTGAATCAAAATCTGATGACTGTTTATGTCTATGGGTGTCCATCTTGGCAGTGCCTGAGAGATCATCCAAAAATGGGCAAAGTGGTGGACTATGGATGGAGCTGAGGCGGGCTGATTAAAACCTACAGTCTACGCTCGCCGCCTGTGACACCAACACCGCCTCTCATTTAAAGTGGCACACCCTtaattataaaattattttataagCCAAACTTGGCCAGTGAAAGCGACAATTAGCTATAAGCTTATATGCAAATATAACAAGTGATTTAACTTATCAATGTCAAGATTTTCACAATATTTATACTTTACCTGGTGCTTGAACATTGTTTACCCATTACAGGATTGTAAAAAtaagaaatgcattttcttgTCCGTGTGTCCAGGACCAGGTTGACGCAGCAGTGAAACAGCTGCTAGCCCTAAAGGCAGAATATAAACAGGTCACAGGCCAGGAGTACAAACCTGGAGCCGCCCCAGTCCAGAAAGCTGCCGCCCCAGTCCAGAAAGCTGCCGCCCCAGTCCAGAAAGCTGCCGCCCCAGTCCAGAAAGCTGCTGCTCCAGCCCAGAAAGCCACCCCCCCAGTTCAGAACAGCCCTGCCCCGGCTTCCATTGCCCTCTATGAGAAGGTTGCTGAGCAGGGAGAAGTGGTCAAGAAACTGAAGGTTGGAAAGGCATCCAAGGGAGATTATCACAGCTACTACATACCAATGTACTACCAGTGTTTCCCCTACTTTCAGAGTCTTTGTATTGTTGATCGTCCTGCAGCTGTCTCTGCGGCTATGGCTTAATGTTTCTCTTCTCGCTGGCTGTTCATCAGGATCAGGTAGATGCGGCAGTGAAGCAGCTGTTGGCTCTAAAGGCAGAGTATAAACAGCAGACCGGACAGGATTACAAACCAGGATTACAAGCCCCAGCTAGCCATGTACAGAGTCAGCCCAGCTCTCCCCCACAGGCTCAGGAACTGTTCTCACAGGTGGCCCAACAGGGCGAGCTAGTGAGAAAGCTGAAGTCCGAGAAGGCCTCCAAGGTAAGGAACCAGTCACGGTGTGGAGTTAAATACAGCTAGAACTGGGGAggaaaacaacaagaacaagTTTCCTTCCTTTTCAGGAACAGGTGGATGAAGCCGTCAAGACTCTCCTGGACCTGAAGAACAAGTACAAGACGCTTACTGGACAGGATTACAAACCAGTGGCCGCTGCTGGAGCCAGCGGAGGAGAGGACAAAAACCGCAAGGAGAGGGAGAACAAGTCTGAgaaacagggaggaggaggaccaggaggagGGAAGAAGGCTAAAGGAGACAAAGCCGGCCAGGGCAAGGAATCCTCCGGAGGGCAGGGGCCCCAGGAGATGGTCAAGGACCTAAGAAGCAAACACGGTGAGGGCTGGAAACTGATCCAAGAAGATCCAACAATGATGAAGTAGCTTTTTCTTCATCTGGTTTagtttaaaagtttaaatacCAGCCAGCAGAATATTTAGTATAAAATGTGACTCCATAATGATGATTTTTTATTTCAGCTAAAATGATAGAGTAAATAATGTGATCGTTAGATACTGAGGAACAGAATATTATTTTACTGTTGGCATCTGAAGTCAACTTTTTTGCTTTGACCTCCTTTTTTTCTCGTGTAAATTTAACCAGATCTATTTCTAAGCATcgtgttttcagttttattatGTCTCTAACAATAGTGAAAATACTTGTCCCACATGTGGAGCAAGGCTCGGCAGACTGAAGTTAGGTAAACAGATGTATAGTGAGACCATATGGCATTCACAGTTGGTTGTACTGATAATGAGTTGGCAGAAAGTGACAAAGTAAAAGTGTCTGGGTCAATAAAAAGCCTCGTACTAAACTGTCTTTTCTGTTTTGGGTACATTATAGTGACATGAATGAGACACCTCCTTAACGAGAAACATTGTTTTGAATGGATGTTTACTTGCTACAAACACTTAACATGCTTATGGCAGTTGATGGATAGTTTCATTTAAAACTTGCAATGCCGTGAgatgtatgtttgagttttttaaacaaatactaaagtggagacagagacacatactTGGATTTCTTACTTGGAAACTGAAGATGGATCGTCTGTTAGCAGAACCCTCTGCTACTGTAGCTTAACAACTCAAgagtacttttgtttttttgtattcagaTTTGGTGAGTTTAAAatgcttgatgtgtttttcgtCTGCTTGATTAGTGCTTGTGGTCTGCTGTCAGCCTCGAGGAGCAAATGTGATATGATAGTGCTGCACtactaatatatttaaatatctaTACTCTGCATGTTTTTCTATCCatagtaaacacacacattagccCTGTAAACCCTGAAGATAAAATTGTCAAGGTTTGGATATAAGAtgcaaaaagtacaataataaAATTCTGTTCCTCAGATGAAGCGTTATAATCATGATCACAACATCCTTCTAAAAATAGAGATTGGGATTTGGCCCTTATGGTGCAGCTCTCTCTGTTTTGTCCGTTAGCAGTACGAAGCTGCTTTGCTAACGGTTTAGTTACAGATGTGAGCTTCGAGTTGCATGGTTGGCTGGTCTGGGAATGGCTGTGCGTTTTGTTAGGATTGTGTTCATGCAACTCAAATGTTGTACCTGCACATAGACCAACTAATGAGGCATGGTGTGGGAATTTCCCAGATTGCTCTGCCACCGTATTTGGCCAGTGCTTAATTACCACGGTCTCTAAATTTACGTATTGTTCTTTCAGCGTTAAGATAATAGTACAATTTGAGTTGGGAATACTCTAATACAGTTAAATAGACAGTTCCACAATATCTTCTCTACTTCTTAAACAATGTGATGcctacaaacaaaataatcaagTATAATGTGTaattaacaaaacacaaacccaCTTTAAATACTATGTATTGTAGCGTTTTGGACCTCTTAACCTCGGGGTTTGCATCACACTAACTTAGTTGTCTGTCTCCTGACAGGCTGGGCCTGGAGGCCAAGAAAGAGGAGAACCTGGCTGACTGGTACTCTCAGGTGAGTTAAATCAACACGGGTCCTCTTTACTCCAATAAAACCTTGTATTCTACTTCCAGAAAAGccaattaaaaacacaacacttgCCAGTCTTTTCTGAAATGTCTTTGATAATTCCCCTGTTTAATGCAACATTGCTCCTCCTCTCCCCAGGTCATCACTAAGGCAGAGATGATTGAGTACTACGATGTTAGCGGCTGCTATGTGCTGCGGCCCTGGTCCTTCGCTATCTGGGAGGCCATTAAAGACTTCTTTGACCGGGAGATTAAGAAAATGGGTGTGGAGAACTGCTACTTCCCCATGTTCGTCTCTCAGGCCGCCTTGGAAAAGGAGAAAACCCACATTGAAGACTTTGCTCCAGAGGTAaaagagaaaatggaaataccAGAAGTATGCATTgctaaaacaagacaacattGATAATCATTTAATGGTGATGTTGTCATCCTTGTCAGGTTGCCTGGGTAACCCGGTCAGGAAACACTGAGCTGGCAGAGCCCATCGCTGTCAGACCCACCAGTGAGACAGGTCTGAACCACAGCTCCTTAATGGACTTTGACTTTAAGACCAAACTATGTGTCAATGCAGACGCACTTGCATTGAATGTACACAAAGTGTAAAtagctttttaaacatttatctGGCTTTCTAATAGAGCAGTCGGAGTGATTTTGCGGAGTCATGTTTGGTATTAACCTGtgactgttttgttttgcttcagTGATGTACCCCGCCTACGCTAAATGGGTCCAGTCCCACAGAGACCTGCCGATCAAACTCAACCAGTGGTGTAACGTTGTGGTCAGTATCCTCCTAATGTCACATCTGCATCCTCATCTTCACTTCATAGTTACAAACTTGATGAAGAAATTGCTACACAAAACACTAGcaccctttcttctttttctctcttctcactGCTTTCTCTCCCCCACTTCTCCCTCCAGAGATGGGAGTTCAAACACCCCCAGCCCTTCCTGAGGACAAGAGAGTTCCTGTGGCAGGAGGGACATACAGCCTTCGCCAACAAAGAGGAAGCAGCTGAGGAGGTAACGGCCCTGGCAACTCTGGTTTAACAAGCACTCTTCTGTCcattatgtttaaaatacacaaGCTGTTATTCATTTAATGTTCATTTGTATAGAGACAGATGCAGTATGTAGCGTACAACCAATGCCACACATAGCATAGGGTAATGTGCATTTTAATATCAAAGTGCTGAGGTGGATTTTGGGGAAAGGAATTGAACATAAAGTGTCTCTGTACGCCGATGATCTTTTACTTTTCATATCAAACCCAGATACCTCTTTGCCTGCAATGTTGTCCTTACTCACTCAATTTGGCCAGGTTTTGGGATGTAAATAGAATTTACACAAGTGAACTTTTTCCTGTGAATACAGAGGCACTTGCCTTAAAGTATACCAACTTCCCTTTTAAGATTGTGGGACATAAATTCACCTATTTCAGCATTATATCTACAAGGAAACATAATCGTCTTTTTagagacatttttcagtctACTAAATCATGTGAAAGAGCGCCTGAAGCAGTGGTCACCCCTATTTACATCCCTGGTAGGCTAAATCAATTCTGTTAAAATGAACATTCTTCCTAAACTTCTATATCTCTTTCAATTTATACCAATCTTCATTCCTAAATCTTTCTTTGACTCATTGGACTCAATGATATCGGCCAATATAGGGAGGGGAAAGCACCCTCGACTAAACAGTCCATCTTCAAAGATCCAAAAAAGATGGTGGCATGgcaatcaaattttttttttttttaatttgttagtATTTACAATTGTGGCTTGGTACTTGACTTCCAGCAGATTCCAGCAGTGTTCAGgtacagtgctccttgggagaTGTTGTGGATATGGTTAGTGGGAGGGGGGTTTGTGCTTTGacactttgggaaaaaaaaaaaaatgaaaacgtgCATTGTATGAGcgtttctgtgtttgtgattGAACTTCAATAAAAATTTCAGAGTAAAGTGCTGAGGTGCATACTGGCGCAGTACTTTTATGGTACAAATTGTGTTATTGTTCAAACCATGCTGCATTGTATATATGAGTAAGTCTTTGTGTGCGTcacatgtgtgtttgtaggtGCTTCAATTCTGGATCTGTACGCCAGGGTGTACGAAGAGCTGATGGCGATCCCTGTGGTGAAGGGGAGGAAGACGGAGAAGGAGAAGTTTGCAGGAGGAGATTACACCACTACTGTAGAGGCATTCATCTCTGCCAGTGGACGAGCCATTCAGGTACTGTATTATGTCGGATCACTTCATTTCATCATTGAAGCTGCAGAGAAACAGACAATGATTCATGTGGGTTAATGTTTAGGAACAAAGTAATTGCaatgtaaaacaacaacaacaacataaagtCATTTTGCCTTTT of Etheostoma spectabile isolate EspeVRDwgs_2016 chromosome 1, UIUC_Espe_1.0, whole genome shotgun sequence contains these proteins:
- the eprs1 gene encoding LOW QUALITY PROTEIN: bifunctional glutamate/proline--tRNA ligase (The sequence of the model RefSeq protein was modified relative to this genomic sequence to represent the inferred CDS: deleted 2 bases in 1 codon), encoding MALKLTINTSSPPLGALLTAEHVKDSVQVSVEEGKDTRLLISDAIQFNDSNSICRYLARVAPALGLYGANLMEQTEVDHWLEFSARHLCGQSALSVALGDLDKALSLRTFLVGHALTLADLSVWATLKGHREWPSQGKSFSHVNRWFSFLSSQVPFTAVCNKYASKNAPISKSNSDEKKQDVGKFVELPGAEMGKVVVRFPPEASGYLHIGHAKAALLNQHYQVTFKGKLIMRFDDTNPEKEKEDFEKVILEDVSMLQIHPDQFTYTSDHFATIMRFAEQLLAEGKAYIDNTPPEQMKQEREQRTESKCRNNSVEQNMKMWAEMKAGTESGQTCCMRAKIDMNSNNGCMRDPTLYRCKATPHPRTGNTHKVYPTYDFACPIVDSLEGVTHALRTTEYHDRDEQFYWIIEALGLRKPHIWEYARLNLNNTVLSKRKLTWFVDQGYVDGWDDPRFPTVRGVLRRGMTVEGLKQFIAAQGGSRSVVNMEWDKIWAFNKKLPISCLKVIDPVAPRYTALSSSYVVPVSVSEATEEIKEVAKHPKNTDVGMKKVWYGPRVLIEGADAETFSEGEMVTFINWGNLIITKINKGADGKVQSMEARLNLENKDYKKTTKITWLADTNSAPLLPTICINYQPLISKAVITKDDDFKEYINKNSKLEEKMLGDPCLKDLKKGDIIQLQRRGFYICDQPYEPVSPNSCKESPCVLFYIPDGHTKEMPTSGSKDKSKASSNTPAKTSAKAAPAPAPAPASTSAGDLFSSIVAQGEAVRQLKVAKAPKDEVDKAVQQLLSLKAQFKQQTGMDYKPGMAPPTSAPSPPVTSTDSAACPYTRVTQQGELVRKLKSEKAPKEQIDVAVKQLLALKEEFKKLTGQDYKPGMAPSTPAPPATTPSSSSCSSSALYERVSQQGEVVRKLKSEKAPKDQVDAAVKQLLALKAEYKQVTGQEYKPGAAPVQKAAAPVQKAAAPVQKAAAPVQKAAAPAQKATPPVQNSPAPASIALYEKVAEQGEVVKKLKVGKASKDQVDAAVKQLLALKAEYKQQTGQDYKPGLQAPASHVQSQPSSPPQAQELFSQVAQQGELVRKLKSEKASKEQVDEAVKTLLDLKNKYKTLTGQDYKPVAAAGASGGEDKNRKERENKSEKQGGGGPGGGKKAKGDKAGQGKESSRAGAPGDGQGPKKQTRLGLEAKKEENLADWYSQVITKAEMIEYYDVSGCYVLRPWSFAIWEAIKDFFDREIKKMGVENCYFPMFVSQAALEKEKTHIEDFAPEVAWVTRSGNTELAEPIAVRPTSETVMYPAYAKWVQSHRDLPIKLNQWCNVVRWEFKHPQPFLRTREFLWQEGHTAFANKEEAAEEVASILDLYARVYEELMAIPVVKGRKTEKEKFAGGDYTTTVEAFISASGRAIQGATSHHLGQNFAKMFEIMFEDPKRPGEKQLAFQNSWGITTRTIGVLTMVHGDNMGLVLPPRVACLQVVVIPCGITATLPEQEKEAVLAQCSKYMSRLLDAGVRVKTDLRDNYSPGWKFNHWELKGVPIRLEVGPKDMKQSQCVAVRRDSGAKLTIPEAEVEKKLVAMLEDIQNSLFKKASDDLKRNMVPADTMEQFQKELDQGKIVQIPFCGGIQCEDWIKKTTAKDQDLEPGAPSMGAKSLCIPFSPLKTLQPGQMCVSGQEPAQYYTLFGRSY